A single window of Desulfonatronum thioautotrophicum DNA harbors:
- a CDS encoding BamA/TamA family outer membrane protein, with protein MNRRTQPIDGRSSIMLRTVGRQGAVVTLFLFLLAALSPAFPAFGQGIRVGPDGQVVESTLSLPYAFYNENFGFAAGYVHGVVGRPQKQATLLATAIAGSKGSAMGFLVGRDLQMPSIDRLFMDPVVSVGYFKDAEAFIDGNPEFPNERAGSNDSDQDNFIQGDGWDNFLRLRFKYLLPIGHGRERIIGAFHLQDGLLVSGAAGGDSLNPLESGRTYLELRPFYRWLQIDGEDLEKDLKTNGLDFSIFWDNRDFYANPTRGFGLRARYSRDYGWLDSSNSWTNLDSELDLYLPLQLGKRFRQGVLAFSAWTSYSPTWDEQADGTIANNPPAYTGSTLGGLWRMRGFPSQRFNDKAAVHYAAELRVIPEWNPFDRWDWLQQHVGIEWLQFVPFVEVGRVAPTWNAAELHSDMKWSAGLGVRAWAKGIVARIDAAYSTEGVGIQMMISHPFQF; from the coding sequence ATGAACAGAAGAACCCAGCCCATCGATGGACGTTCATCCATCATGCTGCGAACAGTTGGCCGACAGGGTGCTGTTGTAACCCTGTTCCTGTTTCTCCTTGCGGCATTGAGCCCCGCATTCCCGGCTTTCGGCCAGGGGATCCGGGTCGGCCCGGACGGCCAGGTGGTGGAGAGCACCCTCAGCCTGCCTTACGCTTTTTACAACGAGAATTTTGGCTTTGCGGCGGGGTACGTGCATGGGGTGGTTGGGCGGCCCCAGAAGCAGGCGACCTTGCTGGCGACCGCAATCGCCGGCAGCAAGGGCTCGGCCATGGGGTTTCTCGTGGGCCGGGACCTGCAAATGCCCTCCATCGATCGGCTGTTCATGGATCCGGTTGTCTCGGTGGGGTACTTCAAGGATGCCGAGGCGTTTATCGACGGCAATCCGGAGTTCCCCAACGAACGTGCCGGGAGCAACGACTCGGACCAGGACAATTTCATCCAGGGCGACGGCTGGGATAATTTTTTGCGGTTGCGATTCAAATACCTCCTGCCCATCGGCCACGGCCGCGAGCGGATCATCGGCGCGTTCCATCTTCAGGATGGTCTCCTCGTGTCCGGTGCCGCCGGTGGAGACTCCCTGAACCCGCTGGAGAGCGGGCGGACGTACCTGGAGCTGCGGCCCTTCTACCGCTGGCTGCAGATCGATGGGGAGGACCTGGAGAAGGACCTGAAGACCAACGGCCTGGATTTCTCGATTTTCTGGGACAACCGCGACTTCTATGCCAACCCCACGCGCGGCTTCGGGCTGCGTGCCCGGTACTCCCGCGATTATGGCTGGCTGGACAGCTCCAATTCCTGGACCAACCTCGATAGCGAGCTGGATCTCTATCTTCCGCTTCAGCTGGGCAAACGGTTCCGCCAGGGGGTGCTCGCGTTCAGCGCCTGGACCTCCTATTCCCCAACCTGGGACGAGCAGGCCGACGGCACGATCGCCAACAACCCTCCGGCCTACACCGGCTCAACCCTGGGAGGGCTGTGGCGGATGCGCGGCTTCCCGTCCCAGCGCTTCAATGACAAGGCCGCTGTTCATTACGCGGCCGAATTGCGGGTGATCCCGGAATGGAACCCCTTTGACCGCTGGGACTGGCTGCAGCAGCATGTCGGGATCGAGTGGCTCCAGTTCGTTCCGTTTGTGGAGGTCGGGCGGGTGGCGCCAACATGGAATGCGGCGGAGCTGCACTCGGACATGAAGTGGAGCGCCGGATTGGGGGTCCGGGCCTGGGCCAAGGGAATCGTGGCCCGGATCGACGCCGCCTATTCCACGGAAGGGGTCGGCATCCAGATGATGATTTCCCATCCGTTCCAGTTTTAG
- a CDS encoding alpha/beta hydrolase: protein MPCPARIPHHHPQGHTLGCSWMHYSRICSAFAAFLIVICLAGCSDQPLHPWHSEVLRAEFSAARTAEAPTFEDYLRLEDRLFAELAERVVAPTPTGPAQALLRYSRGSAADPEQQEINWNRSFELPVGSPVGGVLLLHGMSDSPYSLRAIGQRLSRSGYWVIGLRLPGHGTAPSGLLEVQWEDMAAAVRLAAAHLAAKVGSQPVHLIGYSAGAPLALDFALDALEDKAAPVPASLVLISPAIGLHPTAALAVWKRRLSQVPGLGRLAWLSIEREFDPFKYNSFPTNAGEQVQRLTQAVARRVEARARTHSEQVLPPTLVISSNADATVSKDAVVDRLLGRLDPHRHELVLFDVNRCEAKSILLFTDPRSLATRAVGDAGLPFSFTLVTNVNIESQEVVARHQAPFSGEISRTQPLGQAWPAGVISLSHVALPFPPDDPLYGRRPPEAEGILFLGQMAIHGERGLLTLPLDWLVRLRHNPFYDYLEDRVLAWIENSGTKSVGSGDLQE from the coding sequence ATGCCCTGTCCTGCACGCATCCCTCATCACCACCCCCAAGGCCATACCCTAGGCTGCTCATGGATGCATTACAGCCGGATTTGTAGCGCATTCGCGGCATTCCTGATCGTGATCTGCCTGGCGGGATGTTCCGATCAGCCGCTGCACCCCTGGCATTCCGAAGTGCTTCGCGCGGAATTCTCCGCGGCCAGGACCGCCGAGGCGCCCACCTTCGAGGACTACCTGCGCCTGGAGGATCGCCTCTTCGCCGAGCTGGCGGAGCGGGTCGTCGCCCCAACCCCGACCGGACCGGCCCAGGCCCTGCTTCGCTACAGCCGGGGCAGCGCGGCTGATCCGGAACAGCAGGAAATCAACTGGAACCGGAGTTTCGAGCTGCCGGTCGGGTCTCCGGTTGGAGGCGTGCTCCTCCTGCACGGCATGTCCGACTCGCCCTACAGCCTGAGGGCCATCGGCCAGCGGTTGAGCCGGAGCGGCTACTGGGTGATCGGCCTGCGCCTGCCCGGTCACGGCACGGCGCCCTCGGGGCTGCTTGAGGTTCAATGGGAGGACATGGCCGCGGCGGTGCGTCTGGCCGCGGCACATCTTGCGGCGAAGGTGGGCTCGCAACCCGTCCATCTCATCGGCTATTCAGCCGGGGCCCCGCTGGCTCTGGACTTCGCCCTGGACGCCCTGGAGGACAAGGCTGCCCCGGTCCCGGCCAGCCTGGTTCTGATCTCCCCGGCCATCGGTCTGCACCCCACAGCGGCCCTGGCGGTCTGGAAGCGCCGGCTTTCCCAGGTTCCCGGCCTGGGGAGGCTGGCCTGGCTGTCCATCGAGCGGGAATTCGACCCTTTTAAATACAACTCCTTTCCCACCAATGCCGGGGAGCAGGTCCAGCGACTGACCCAGGCGGTCGCCCGGCGGGTGGAGGCCCGGGCCCGCACCCATTCGGAGCAGGTCCTGCCCCCGACCCTGGTGATTTCATCCAATGCCGACGCGACCGTTTCCAAGGATGCCGTCGTGGACCGCCTGCTGGGACGCCTCGACCCGCATCGCCATGAGCTGGTGCTCTTTGACGTGAACCGCTGCGAGGCGAAGTCCATCCTGCTCTTCACGGACCCGCGTTCCCTGGCGACCCGCGCGGTGGGCGACGCCGGACTGCCGTTCTCTTTTACTCTGGTCACCAATGTAAACATCGAGAGCCAGGAGGTCGTCGCCCGTCACCAGGCTCCGTTTTCCGGGGAAATTTCGCGAACCCAGCCCTTGGGGCAAGCCTGGCCGGCAGGGGTGATCTCCCTGTCGCACGTGGCCCTGCCTTTTCCTCCGGACGACCCCCTCTACGGCCGTCGGCCGCCGGAGGCAGAGGGTATCCTGTTTCTCGGCCAGATGGCGATCCATGGCGAGCGGGGCCTGCTTACGCTCCCCTTGGACTGGCTCGTGCGCCTGCGGCACAACCCGTTCTACGACTACCTGGAGGACCGGGTGCTGGCCTGGATCGAAAATTCCGGCACAAAGAGTGTTGGATCAGGAGATCTCCAGGAATAA
- a CDS encoding alpha/beta hydrolase — MTRFQRRMVIGLSVILLLLTGIGALAYKFYLSPTSYALQRAEAFLFRRMQVVRLSHEGEYRFFFITNRELEKADGPLEDSFGTRRVDELKYGYFDVRIEPALGLGMLINPTEWFQNEEIKLKAVRELDKEDFTEQLRTIVGTSPQRSLLVVVHGFREAFPSALRKTTFISHVLDINSPVLLFDWPGNQGSSPSGYRRAQQLAKESANDLAGSMELTIQNIRPERLWLIANSMGAQVAVDALRLLVGQTGPNEKQSKIEDVILTAPDIDYDEFDEAFQAALEALVQRTTIYVSSNDRALLASRILNRTPRRGESTLDPRLSQTTLQVIDHDPNADRITIVDVTPVNRTRNFHNFSLETPEFFDDLFLRLTNTEIPHSRLIYPVEAPHGAIYWILTRGR; from the coding sequence ATGACCCGTTTCCAGCGACGGATGGTGATCGGTCTCAGCGTGATTTTGCTGCTGCTGACAGGAATTGGGGCCCTGGCCTACAAATTCTATCTCTCCCCGACAAGCTACGCCCTGCAACGGGCTGAAGCGTTCCTGTTCCGGCGCATGCAGGTCGTCCGGCTGAGCCATGAGGGGGAATACAGGTTTTTTTTCATCACCAATCGTGAATTGGAAAAAGCGGACGGTCCCCTGGAAGATTCTTTCGGGACCAGGCGAGTGGATGAGCTTAAATACGGTTACTTCGATGTGCGGATCGAGCCGGCCTTGGGCCTGGGCATGCTCATCAACCCCACCGAATGGTTTCAGAACGAGGAAATCAAGCTCAAGGCGGTGCGGGAGCTGGATAAGGAGGATTTTACCGAGCAGCTGCGAACAATTGTTGGGACATCCCCACAGCGCTCGTTGCTCGTGGTCGTTCACGGCTTTCGGGAGGCGTTCCCATCGGCCTTGCGCAAGACCACCTTCATCAGCCACGTCCTGGACATCAATTCTCCGGTGCTGCTCTTCGACTGGCCCGGTAACCAGGGCAGTTCCCCAAGCGGTTACCGCCGAGCACAGCAGCTTGCCAAGGAGTCGGCCAATGATCTGGCCGGCAGCATGGAGCTGACCATCCAGAACATCCGACCTGAGCGGTTGTGGCTGATCGCCAACAGCATGGGTGCCCAGGTGGCTGTCGACGCCTTGCGTTTGCTCGTCGGGCAGACCGGCCCGAACGAGAAGCAGTCGAAAATCGAGGATGTGATTCTGACCGCACCGGATATCGATTACGACGAGTTTGACGAAGCATTCCAGGCTGCCCTGGAAGCCCTTGTCCAGCGAACCACGATCTACGTCTCCTCCAACGACCGGGCGTTGCTTGCCAGCCGGATCCTGAATCGAACTCCCCGGCGTGGCGAGAGTACCCTGGATCCCAGGTTGAGCCAGACGACCCTGCAGGTCATCGACCACGATCCAAACGCCGACAGGATCACCATCGTGGATGTCACCCCGGTCAACCGGACGCGGAATTTTCATAATTTCAGCCTGGAGACGCCGGAGTTTTTCGATGATTTATTCTTGCGGTTGACCAATACCGAAATACCGCACAGCCGACTGATCTATCCCGTGGAAGCGCCCCACGGAGCCATTTACTGGATCCTGACCCGCGGCCGGTAA
- a CDS encoding YihY/virulence factor BrkB family protein produces MTSQSPGRAASDDHQAHGRFMMTQDQDTDSPRQRPRIRTIWLHLRRWVISLRPVQLIIQTGVKWDQDNCPGMAAALSYYILFSFFPLLLVILGIIGALTGPETEAFHSIQQQIVRELPPAVHEMVVNTMVYLHQNSVGAGIVGFSLLFLTASSMFVIFRQSVNRIWGSPARISEAGSPLKMVFFFILNKLVSYLLVLATGLIVLVAFLVDVLTRAVVEWVSHFHEHVAFTQRVDVLQLTRGLQISSSLFILGMTFWALFRLLPPVRPQWGDVWLGALITALLLFGLQQFAASGVVSIFSAFLYYGVIGSVMILMLWVYLACLIVFFGCEISSVYANLYGSRRSAEIEAVS; encoded by the coding sequence ATGACAAGCCAATCGCCCGGACGGGCCGCATCCGACGATCATCAAGCCCATGGGCGGTTCATGATGACACAAGATCAGGATACCGATTCACCGCGGCAACGGCCGCGGATCCGAACCATTTGGCTGCACCTGCGCCGCTGGGTGATTTCCCTCAGGCCGGTCCAGTTGATCATTCAGACCGGCGTGAAATGGGACCAGGACAATTGCCCCGGCATGGCAGCAGCTCTTTCATATTACATCTTGTTCTCCTTTTTTCCCTTGCTCCTGGTGATCCTGGGCATCATCGGAGCGTTGACCGGGCCGGAAACGGAAGCCTTTCACTCCATCCAGCAACAGATCGTGCGGGAGCTGCCGCCGGCTGTCCATGAAATGGTGGTCAATACGATGGTCTATTTGCACCAGAACAGTGTTGGGGCGGGAATCGTCGGCTTCAGCCTCCTTTTCCTCACGGCGAGCAGCATGTTTGTAATTTTTCGGCAATCGGTGAATAGAATTTGGGGATCTCCGGCACGCATCTCCGAAGCGGGTTCGCCCTTGAAAATGGTGTTTTTCTTCATCCTGAACAAGCTTGTATCCTATCTGCTCGTGCTGGCAACGGGGCTGATCGTGCTGGTCGCCTTTCTGGTCGATGTCCTGACCAGGGCTGTCGTCGAATGGGTCAGCCACTTCCATGAGCACGTCGCCTTCACTCAGCGGGTGGATGTCTTGCAGTTGACCCGCGGTCTGCAGATCAGCTCCTCGCTGTTCATCCTGGGCATGACCTTCTGGGCCCTTTTCAGGCTCTTGCCCCCCGTCCGTCCCCAGTGGGGTGACGTCTGGCTGGGGGCCCTGATCACGGCTCTGCTGCTTTTCGGGCTGCAACAGTTCGCCGCAAGCGGGGTTGTCTCCATCTTCAGTGCATTTCTCTACTACGGGGTGATCGGCAGCGTCATGATTCTGATGCTCTGGGTCTATCTGGCCTGCCTGATCGTCTTTTTCGGGTGCGAGATTTCCTCTGTTTACGCCAACCTTTACGGCAGTCGGCGTTCGGCTGAAATCGAGGCGGTGTCATGA
- a CDS encoding BPSL1445 family SYLF domain-containing lipoprotein, which yields MNKCILSVLAVFLLLASGCTTTTGLGSGDANTRRNSIDANVDNALAQLFRQVDGAERMVDLAKGVLVFPSVLEGGFIVGASHGQGALRVDGQTVSYHATTSGSIGLQAGARSTAIYLLFMTDDALRRFRNSSGWTVGADASVTLITVGASAQVTTTTAQQPVIGYVLSNLGLMAGISLDGTRVTRLNL from the coding sequence ATGAACAAATGCATTCTCTCTGTACTGGCCGTATTCCTGTTGCTCGCTTCCGGCTGCACCACCACCACGGGCCTGGGTTCGGGTGATGCCAATACGAGGCGCAACTCCATCGATGCCAATGTCGACAATGCGTTGGCCCAACTGTTCAGGCAGGTGGACGGGGCGGAGAGGATGGTGGACTTGGCCAAGGGTGTGCTGGTGTTCCCTTCCGTGTTGGAGGGCGGGTTCATTGTCGGTGCCTCGCACGGCCAGGGAGCACTGCGCGTCGACGGACAGACAGTCAGTTACCACGCCACGACGAGCGGATCGATCGGCCTGCAGGCCGGCGCCCGGTCCACGGCGATCTATTTGCTGTTCATGACGGACGACGCGCTGAGGCGGTTCCGGAACAGCTCGGGCTGGACAGTGGGTGCTGATGCATCAGTGACCTTGATCACTGTGGGCGCGAGCGCGCAAGTGACCACGACCACGGCACAGCAGCCCGTCATTGGCTACGTGCTTTCCAACCTCGGACTCATGGCCGGCATCTCGCTGGACGGCACGCGGGTCACGCGGCTCAATCTCTAG
- a CDS encoding threonine/serine ThrE exporter family protein, with protein sequence MTNNSPAPDTATLLEFLFRLGQAYIACGEQTARVELALRRTASAYGLRKSRVVAFPTALFISVHDETGERVTLAQCEPQTLRLDQIADVHTLGKLAKKAEVEPNEGLRRLSEILAQKARFGAAGSVVGHMILTIGLAMVLMPTAANLAAAAVLGSIVGVVKLAQRGRTVQTVPLPVIVAALVSTLVFLAVRYGLPVDPLHALVPPLITFLPGGMLTLGMVELAYGDMVSGASRLIAGLVQLVLLTLGLAVGAVLVGYSPNDLIYSAEQYVKLFEAAWVGVLVFGLGVYLHFSAPRYSLLWILIVLLIVMLVQRLTGQFLGYEISGFFGTLVATPLSYLIQLRFRGPPATVTFLPAFWLLVPGALGLLSVTRMMSDRAAGIEGLVTVVFVISSIALGTLVGAAVYKWFTETFNWWQLQIGRVESSVRRAKKR encoded by the coding sequence ATGACGAATAATTCCCCGGCGCCCGACACGGCGACCCTGCTTGAGTTCCTGTTCCGACTGGGGCAGGCCTACATCGCATGCGGCGAGCAGACGGCCAGGGTGGAGCTGGCCCTGCGCCGCACGGCATCGGCTTATGGATTGCGCAAGTCGCGCGTCGTGGCGTTTCCCACCGCCTTGTTCATTTCGGTTCACGACGAAACGGGCGAGCGGGTGACCCTGGCCCAGTGCGAACCACAGACTCTGCGGCTGGACCAGATAGCGGATGTTCACACATTGGGCAAGTTGGCAAAGAAAGCTGAGGTGGAACCGAACGAAGGCCTGCGGCGGCTCTCGGAGATCCTGGCGCAGAAAGCGCGTTTCGGAGCCGCCGGGAGCGTCGTGGGCCACATGATTCTCACCATTGGTCTGGCGATGGTCCTGATGCCGACAGCCGCCAACCTGGCTGCTGCTGCAGTGCTCGGTTCCATCGTCGGCGTGGTAAAACTGGCCCAACGCGGACGCACCGTGCAGACGGTGCCGCTGCCGGTGATTGTCGCGGCCCTTGTCTCTACGCTCGTTTTCCTCGCTGTGAGGTATGGGCTGCCGGTGGATCCCCTGCATGCACTGGTACCGCCGCTGATAACCTTCCTGCCGGGTGGCATGCTCACGCTCGGCATGGTGGAACTCGCTTACGGCGACATGGTCAGCGGGGCAAGCCGTCTGATCGCCGGCTTAGTGCAGCTGGTGCTGCTGACGCTCGGGCTGGCGGTGGGCGCCGTGCTCGTCGGCTACAGCCCCAACGACCTGATCTATTCCGCGGAGCAGTACGTGAAATTATTCGAGGCCGCCTGGGTCGGCGTCCTGGTATTTGGCCTGGGAGTTTATCTCCACTTCTCGGCGCCGCGATATTCGTTGCTGTGGATACTTATCGTGCTGCTGATCGTTATGCTGGTACAGCGGCTCACTGGCCAGTTTTTGGGGTACGAGATCAGCGGGTTCTTCGGCACGCTGGTGGCCACACCGCTAAGCTACCTGATACAGCTTCGTTTCCGTGGTCCACCGGCGACCGTGACCTTCCTGCCTGCCTTCTGGCTGCTGGTACCGGGCGCCTTGGGTCTGCTGAGCGTCACGCGCATGATGAGTGACCGCGCCGCCGGGATCGAAGGCCTGGTTACAGTGGTGTTTGTGATCTCTTCGATCGCCCTTGGCACGTTGGTCGGCGCCGCTGTGTACAAGTGGTTCACCGAAACGTTCAACTGGTGGCAGTTGCAGATCGGGAGGGTGGAGTCCTCTGTCCGGCGCGCCAAGAAACGCTGA
- a CDS encoding M20/M25/M40 family metallo-hydrolase has protein sequence MKNVPLDESAAEAHLMNFLSVEGVTGEEKAIAEAIAAALQKIGVPADAIRFDQAHEKIPVPTQTGNLIVELPGTRGGDRLLFSSHLDTVPLCAGAKPIRQGDRIVTDGSTALGGDARTGCAAIVAMVETLLKHKLPHPPLTLLFTVREESGLHGSRELDPKDLGGATMCFNVDSTHANKLTVAAVGQENWEVAIKGKASHAGVAPEKGISATLIGSIAIAEAHRAGWFGKVTKPDGVGTSNVGVFGGKDSKAAGDATNVVTDYVHITGEARSHDTAFISTIVAGYREAFMKAREAVRDLDGEMGEVTFDAKPSYPPFTLEENSFAVQYARRAVESLGMTPEVVSSNGGLDANWLVKHGVPTVTFGSGQAEIHTVKEYVDVPEYLKGCRLAVVLATQE, from the coding sequence ATGAAAAACGTACCACTTGATGAGAGTGCCGCTGAGGCCCACTTGATGAACTTTCTGTCGGTCGAAGGCGTCACCGGCGAGGAAAAGGCAATCGCAGAGGCGATCGCGGCCGCACTTCAGAAGATCGGGGTGCCGGCGGATGCCATCCGGTTCGACCAGGCCCATGAAAAAATACCGGTGCCGACACAGACCGGCAACCTGATCGTGGAACTTCCAGGGACGCGGGGGGGCGACCGGTTACTTTTCTCCAGCCACCTGGATACGGTTCCGCTCTGTGCCGGGGCCAAACCCATCCGCCAGGGAGACCGGATCGTGACCGACGGCAGCACTGCGCTCGGCGGGGATGCGCGGACGGGGTGCGCGGCGATCGTCGCCATGGTCGAGACGCTGTTGAAGCACAAGCTGCCGCATCCGCCGCTCACCCTGCTCTTCACCGTCCGTGAGGAGAGCGGACTGCATGGTTCGCGCGAGCTCGACCCGAAGGATCTCGGCGGGGCCACGATGTGCTTCAACGTGGACTCCACCCATGCGAACAAGCTCACCGTCGCCGCCGTTGGCCAGGAAAACTGGGAAGTGGCGATCAAGGGCAAAGCTTCGCACGCCGGAGTTGCTCCGGAAAAGGGGATATCCGCCACGCTCATCGGATCGATCGCAATCGCCGAAGCGCATCGCGCCGGCTGGTTCGGCAAGGTCACGAAGCCCGACGGCGTCGGGACCAGCAACGTTGGCGTGTTTGGCGGCAAGGACAGCAAAGCCGCTGGAGACGCCACCAACGTCGTCACTGATTACGTGCACATCACCGGCGAGGCGCGCAGCCACGACACCGCGTTTATCAGCACCATAGTGGCGGGCTACCGCGAAGCGTTCATGAAGGCCCGAGAAGCCGTGAGAGACTTGGACGGCGAGATGGGGGAGGTCACATTCGATGCCAAGCCCTCCTATCCGCCCTTTACGCTGGAAGAGAATTCCTTCGCAGTGCAGTATGCCCGGCGCGCGGTCGAGTCGCTCGGGATGACCCCCGAGGTCGTCAGCTCGAACGGTGGCCTCGATGCCAACTGGCTGGTCAAGCACGGCGTGCCGACAGTGACCTTCGGTTCAGGACAGGCCGAGATCCATACTGTCAAGGAGTATGTGGACGTGCCGGAGTATCTCAAAGGCTGCCGCCTGGCCGTGGTGCTGGCCACCCAGGAATAA
- a CDS encoding AbgT family transporter translates to MAETTEASKKTIMQRFLDTVEQVGNRVPHPVIIFLILIGFVIVLSYILEMFGARVTYQVFNPQTYELETVTTHARSLASASGIRDMYVGVVPNLMGFTAIGLLVVAMVGVGVAEEAGLIRALIRMLVAIAPSWSITYLLAFVGVLSSIAADAGYVVLIPLAGAAYLSLGRHPLAGIALGFAAVAGAFNLNMFIKPLDAVLVELTNNAIHLVDPTRSIELTSGLWFSIVSVPLLVIVIALITDRVISPRLGKYEPCQEVSAEFTAQGSGLSRAEWRGLGFAALALVLVLGIFAFLTLPSGAPLRNPETAALIGNSPFMNGLIVAIMFVFLATGVGYGIGAGSIKSSCDVIAAMTKAVSGLGGTILLFLVISQFIAYFNYSNMPTLMAVTMADTLKAANIGSVWMLLGFIFVVILLNFVFTPAIAKWAIFAPVFVPLFVALNVDPEAVLAAYRVGDSTTNSLTPLNAYFALVVGYAQKYAKDTGIGTVVALLIPYALWMTVAWTVLFLGWYLVGLPWGF, encoded by the coding sequence ATGGCTGAGACCACCGAAGCATCCAAAAAAACAATAATGCAGCGGTTCCTGGATACCGTCGAGCAGGTCGGCAATCGGGTGCCCCACCCGGTGATCATCTTCCTGATCCTGATCGGGTTTGTCATTGTCCTTTCCTATATCCTGGAAATGTTCGGCGCGAGGGTCACCTACCAGGTGTTCAACCCGCAGACCTACGAACTTGAGACGGTCACGACACACGCCCGCAGCCTCGCCTCGGCGAGCGGGATACGCGACATGTACGTCGGAGTGGTGCCAAATTTAATGGGGTTCACCGCGATCGGGCTGCTCGTCGTGGCGATGGTCGGCGTCGGCGTGGCCGAGGAAGCCGGACTGATCAGGGCCTTGATCCGCATGCTCGTGGCAATCGCGCCTTCCTGGTCGATCACCTACCTGCTGGCCTTTGTCGGCGTGCTCTCCAGCATCGCCGCGGACGCCGGATATGTGGTCCTGATCCCGCTGGCCGGGGCCGCGTACCTCAGCCTCGGTCGGCACCCGCTGGCAGGCATCGCCCTGGGGTTCGCAGCAGTGGCCGGCGCCTTCAACCTGAACATGTTCATCAAACCGCTGGATGCGGTGCTGGTCGAACTGACCAACAACGCGATCCACTTGGTGGACCCGACGAGATCCATCGAACTGACCTCTGGTCTATGGTTTTCGATCGTTTCGGTACCCCTGCTCGTGATCGTGATCGCGCTGATCACCGATCGGGTCATTTCGCCCCGGCTGGGCAAGTACGAGCCGTGTCAAGAAGTAAGCGCCGAGTTCACTGCGCAGGGCTCCGGCCTGTCGCGCGCCGAGTGGCGCGGTCTTGGCTTTGCCGCTCTCGCGCTGGTTCTGGTGCTGGGGATCTTCGCGTTCCTGACCCTGCCTTCCGGCGCTCCGCTGCGAAATCCGGAAACCGCAGCGCTGATCGGCAACTCACCGTTCATGAACGGATTGATCGTGGCGATCATGTTCGTTTTTCTCGCCACCGGCGTCGGTTACGGCATTGGGGCCGGCTCGATAAAAAGCAGCTGCGATGTCATCGCCGCCATGACCAAAGCCGTCAGCGGGCTTGGCGGAACCATCCTGCTGTTTCTGGTCATCAGTCAGTTCATTGCGTATTTCAACTACTCCAACATGCCGACGCTGATGGCGGTCACCATGGCGGATACGCTCAAGGCCGCGAATATCGGTTCGGTCTGGATGCTTCTGGGTTTTATCTTCGTGGTCATCTTGCTGAACTTTGTGTTCACACCCGCGATCGCCAAATGGGCGATTTTTGCGCCGGTCTTTGTACCGCTTTTCGTAGCGCTCAATGTAGACCCCGAGGCCGTGTTGGCGGCCTATCGCGTCGGCGACTCGACGACGAACTCGCTTACGCCGCTCAACGCCTATTTCGCCCTGGTCGTCGGGTATGCCCAGAAGTACGCCAAGGACACCGGCATCGGCACGGTTGTGGCGCTGCTCATCCCCTATGCGTTATGGATGACAGTTGCGTGGACGGTTCTGTTTTTGGGCTGGTACCTGGTCGGTCTGCCGTGGGGTTTTTAA